In Bifidobacteriaceae bacterium, the following proteins share a genomic window:
- the mraY gene encoding phospho-N-acetylmuramoyl-pentapeptide-transferase, translated as MLNILYSFALALVLALFGTPLFVRLLVKKSFGQFIRQDGPTAHYIKRGTPTMGGVVIILAAVVAYLGADLILARTPRPAGLLVLLLFVGMGLVGFVDDFIKISRQRSLGLRPVWKFAGQGAVGVAFALLAINLPGRSGWTPGSFKVSFLRDTSIDLAFAGRTLGIILFVLWANFLITAWTNAVNLTDGLDGLATGASAMVFAAYVIVALWGISNLCGEVDSIAHCYVMSDPLDVAMVAAAITGACLGFLWWNVHPAAIFMGDTGALALGGAYAGLSIVTRTEVLAAIIGGLFVLVAASDIIQIGWFKLSGGKRVFKMAPLHHHFELSGWGEVTIVIRFWLISALFVAVGLGLFYAEWVVAR; from the coding sequence ATGCTGAACATTCTGTACTCGTTCGCGCTGGCCTTGGTGCTGGCGCTGTTCGGCACGCCCTTGTTCGTCCGCCTCCTGGTCAAGAAGTCCTTTGGCCAGTTCATCCGCCAAGACGGCCCCACGGCCCACTACATCAAGCGGGGCACCCCGACCATGGGCGGGGTGGTGATCATCCTGGCGGCCGTCGTGGCCTACCTCGGGGCGGATCTGATCCTGGCGCGCACGCCGCGCCCGGCCGGGCTGCTGGTGCTGCTTCTCTTTGTCGGCATGGGCCTGGTCGGCTTCGTGGACGATTTCATCAAGATTTCCCGCCAACGCTCGCTGGGCCTGAGGCCCGTCTGGAAGTTCGCCGGCCAGGGCGCGGTGGGCGTCGCCTTCGCGCTGCTGGCGATCAACCTGCCGGGCCGGTCGGGCTGGACTCCCGGCTCGTTCAAGGTTTCGTTCTTGCGGGACACCTCGATTGACCTGGCGTTCGCGGGCCGGACGCTCGGGATAATCCTGTTCGTCCTGTGGGCCAACTTCCTCATCACCGCGTGGACCAACGCCGTCAACCTGACAGACGGCCTGGACGGCTTGGCGACCGGCGCTTCGGCCATGGTCTTCGCCGCCTACGTGATCGTGGCTTTGTGGGGGATCTCCAACTTGTGCGGGGAGGTCGACTCGATCGCCCATTGCTATGTCATGAGCGATCCGTTGGACGTGGCCATGGTCGCGGCGGCCATCACCGGCGCCTGCCTGGGCTTCTTGTGGTGGAACGTCCATCCGGCCGCGATCTTCATGGGGGACACCGGCGCGCTCGCCCTGGGCGGCGCCTACGCGGGCCTCTCGATCGTTACCCGGACCGAGGTGCTGGCCGCGATCATCGGCGGGCTGTTCGTGTTGGTGGCCGCCAGCGACATTATCCAGATCGGATGGTTCAAGCTGTCGGGCGGCAAACGGGTCTTCAAGATGGCGCCCCTGCACCACCACTTCGAGTTGTCGGGGTGGGGCGAGGTGACCATCGTCATCCGCTTCTGGCTGATCTCCGCCCTGTTCGTGGCCGTGGGCCTGGGGCTGTTCTACGCGGAATGGGTGGTGGCCAGATGA
- a CDS encoding cell division protein FtsQ/DivIB, translating to MGLAAWLGFGPAPADLTDLPAGRGRAAAPDQPGARPAVGRTDRGPRGPRPVDRAQANGREVAPGPTPAELAAQRSRDAFRARRRAARWAAVARAMKWLVPIAAAAGAAAVLWFSPVFAVREGDIAVAGLSGWIDRGEVSKVLAKDVGVPLVRLNPKQIEQRLMALSAVKTATVTRAWPTGLDVRLEPRLPAAAVPDGEGYLLLDAEANPVAQVDQPPEGLPVIAVPLTEGNRRTVESVLRVAASLPEWLTAEVASIGAETEDTVALTLNSGIQVLWGDSSNVPVKAAAVQILMKQPNVESIDVTAPESPVVR from the coding sequence ATGGGCCTGGCCGCATGGCTGGGCTTCGGCCCGGCGCCAGCCGACTTGACCGACCTGCCCGCTGGCCGGGGCCGGGCGGCCGCGCCGGACCAGCCCGGCGCAAGGCCGGCGGTTGGCCGGACGGACCGCGGGCCCAGGGGCCCACGCCCAGTCGACCGCGCCCAGGCGAACGGGCGGGAGGTCGCCCCCGGCCCCACGCCGGCCGAACTGGCCGCCCAGCGGAGCCGGGACGCCTTCCGGGCGCGGCGGCGGGCCGCCCGCTGGGCCGCCGTGGCGCGGGCGATGAAATGGCTGGTCCCCATCGCGGCGGCGGCCGGGGCGGCGGCCGTGTTGTGGTTCTCGCCGGTGTTCGCGGTGCGGGAGGGGGACATCGCGGTGGCGGGGCTGAGCGGCTGGATCGACCGGGGGGAGGTGTCGAAGGTCCTGGCCAAGGATGTGGGCGTGCCGCTGGTGCGGCTCAACCCGAAACAGATCGAGCAGCGCCTGATGGCGTTGTCCGCCGTCAAGACGGCCACGGTGACGCGGGCGTGGCCCACCGGCCTGGACGTGCGTCTGGAGCCGCGCCTGCCGGCCGCCGCCGTGCCGGATGGCGAGGGCTACCTGCTGCTGGACGCGGAGGCGAACCCGGTGGCGCAAGTTGACCAGCCCCCCGAGGGCCTGCCGGTGATCGCCGTGCCTTTGACGGAGGGCAACCGGCGGACGGTCGAGTCGGTGCTGCGCGTGGCCGCGTCCCTGCCCGAATGGCTGACGGCGGAGGTGGCGTCGATTGGCGCCGAAACCGAGGACACGGTCGCGTTGACGTTGAACAGCGGCATCCAGGTGCTTTGGGGCGACTCCTCGAACGTGCCGGTCAAGGCCGCGGCGGTCCAGATCCTGATGAAGCAGCCGAACGTGGAGTCGATCGACGTGACGGCCCCAGAGTCCCCGGTGGTCCGCTGA
- the tig gene encoding trigger factor, producing the protein MKSAVESLEPTKVKLTVEIEPDDLKPALERAYKEIAGQISVPGFRPGKVPATIIDRRVGRGAVIEQAINDSLNDWYRSALQEHDLAPMAQAEVDLSKQPDPAAAEPEFEFTATVEIRPEIAIPDLTKVKVQVGLAQASDEDVDRLVDGLRERFASLKTVDRPAQDGDFVTIDLRAEIDGKEIDSVSGISYQIGAGNMLEGLDEALDGLSADEVTTFNSPLAGGDREGEEALVTVKLDAVKERELPVADDEFAEMASEFDTIEELRGDLRREADQQAERDQIVQAQDKLIDHLLETLDFPAPGGVVEKDAEARLERDGKSKEDKDALAEYKADSTKAIRTELLMDALVKHFEVTADQRELVRFVVPMALRYGIDPTEFLNAAVRSGELPHFYAELLRNKAAVEALKQIAVEDADGQAIDVKARLAAPVVDQLGEDLAALDGDLLQDGDLADDALIEEVAIDLEALALGDKEGA; encoded by the coding sequence GTGAAAAGCGCCGTCGAATCGCTTGAGCCGACCAAGGTCAAGCTGACCGTCGAAATCGAACCGGACGACCTCAAACCCGCGCTGGAGCGGGCGTACAAGGAGATCGCGGGTCAGATTTCGGTCCCCGGCTTCAGGCCGGGCAAGGTCCCCGCCACCATCATCGACCGGCGGGTCGGCCGGGGCGCGGTGATCGAGCAGGCGATCAACGACTCGCTGAACGACTGGTACCGCAGCGCGCTCCAAGAGCACGACCTGGCGCCCATGGCCCAGGCGGAGGTGGACCTGTCCAAGCAGCCGGACCCGGCCGCTGCGGAGCCGGAGTTCGAGTTCACGGCCACGGTCGAGATCCGCCCGGAAATCGCCATTCCGGATCTGACCAAGGTCAAGGTCCAGGTGGGCTTGGCGCAAGCGAGCGACGAAGACGTGGACCGCCTGGTGGACGGGTTGCGGGAGCGGTTCGCCTCGCTCAAGACGGTGGACCGGCCCGCGCAGGACGGCGACTTTGTGACGATCGACCTCAGAGCCGAGATCGACGGCAAGGAGATCGACTCGGTGTCGGGGATCTCCTACCAGATCGGCGCCGGCAACATGCTGGAGGGGCTTGACGAGGCGCTGGACGGGCTTTCCGCGGACGAGGTCACCACCTTCAACTCGCCCCTGGCGGGCGGGGACCGCGAAGGCGAGGAGGCTCTGGTCACCGTCAAGCTGGACGCCGTCAAAGAGCGCGAGTTGCCCGTCGCGGATGACGAGTTCGCGGAGATGGCCAGCGAATTCGACACCATCGAAGAGCTGCGGGGCGACCTGCGCCGGGAAGCCGACCAGCAGGCTGAGCGCGACCAAATAGTCCAGGCGCAGGACAAGCTGATCGACCACCTGCTCGAGACGCTCGACTTCCCCGCCCCCGGCGGCGTGGTTGAAAAAGACGCCGAGGCCCGTCTCGAACGGGACGGCAAGTCGAAGGAGGACAAGGACGCGCTGGCGGAGTACAAAGCCGACTCGACCAAGGCGATCCGCACCGAACTGTTGATGGACGCCCTGGTCAAGCACTTCGAGGTGACGGCCGACCAACGCGAGTTGGTGCGGTTCGTGGTGCCGATGGCGCTCCGCTACGGGATTGACCCGACCGAGTTCTTGAACGCCGCCGTCCGGTCCGGCGAGCTGCCGCACTTCTACGCCGAACTTCTGCGCAACAAGGCCGCCGTCGAGGCGCTCAAACAGATCGCGGTCGAAGACGCGGACGGCCAGGCGATCGACGTCAAGGCCCGCCTCGCGGCGCCGGTGGTGGACCAGCTGGGGGAGGACCTAGCCGCGCTGGACGGCGACCTGCTCCAAGACGGCGACCTCGCGGACGACGCGCTGATCGAGGAAGTCGCCATCGACTTAGAGGCGCTCGCCCTGGGCGACAAAGAAGGCGCCTGA
- a CDS encoding putative lipid II flippase FtsW, which produces MSPERLHSLRTAHLMILISVALLTVIGLFMTMSAHTIAALAQGQNPYQAGIDQAAFAGIGVLAGAVLAHTHRLLGRAVAWSALLATLALQGLVVFTSLGRGEFGNRNWLDLGFTTIQPSEFIKFGLALWLGSVLSYKKDVLAKWSELVVPGLIGIAIGMGLVLKGDDAGTALVIGLMAFGALVLAGVPWSKLAFLAGSLGAVGVAIVIGASHRLNRLMVAYNPEACEELADQCWQIRQAEYSLASGGWFGAGLGASRGKWAYLSQAESDFIFAIIGEELGLVGTLTVLVLFGLLGFGLFQVVRLHPDRSVQIAVGTIGCWIEGQALINIGMVIKLLPVIGVPLPFVSAGGSALIACLAAIGVVFGLMRTDPEVKNALRVRSRRASRVAAVTDGGAPGRAARSVRGARGGGGS; this is translated from the coding sequence ATGTCGCCTGAGAGGCTTCATTCGCTGCGCACCGCCCACCTGATGATCCTGATCTCGGTGGCGTTGCTGACCGTGATCGGCTTGTTCATGACTATGTCCGCGCACACCATCGCGGCGCTGGCGCAAGGCCAAAACCCGTACCAGGCCGGGATTGACCAGGCGGCTTTCGCGGGGATCGGGGTCCTGGCCGGCGCCGTGCTGGCCCACACCCACCGCCTGCTGGGGCGGGCGGTGGCCTGGAGCGCGCTGCTCGCCACCCTGGCGCTGCAGGGCTTGGTCGTGTTCACGTCGCTTGGCCGCGGCGAGTTCGGCAACCGGAACTGGCTGGACCTGGGTTTCACAACCATCCAGCCGTCCGAGTTCATCAAGTTCGGCTTGGCCCTGTGGCTCGGCTCGGTGCTGTCCTACAAGAAGGACGTGCTGGCCAAATGGTCGGAACTGGTGGTGCCGGGGCTGATCGGCATAGCGATCGGGATGGGCCTGGTCTTGAAGGGGGACGACGCGGGCACCGCGCTGGTGATTGGGCTGATGGCGTTCGGCGCCCTGGTGTTGGCCGGGGTGCCCTGGTCCAAATTGGCGTTCTTGGCGGGCTCGCTGGGCGCGGTCGGGGTGGCGATCGTGATTGGCGCCTCGCACCGGCTCAACCGGCTGATGGTGGCCTACAACCCGGAGGCTTGCGAGGAGCTGGCGGACCAGTGCTGGCAGATCCGCCAGGCGGAATACTCGCTGGCGTCCGGCGGCTGGTTCGGCGCGGGCCTGGGCGCCTCGCGGGGCAAGTGGGCCTACCTGTCGCAAGCGGAATCCGATTTCATCTTTGCGATCATCGGCGAGGAGCTTGGCCTGGTCGGCACGTTGACCGTGCTGGTGCTGTTCGGGTTGCTGGGTTTCGGGCTGTTCCAGGTGGTGCGTCTGCACCCGGACCGGTCCGTGCAGATCGCGGTCGGGACGATCGGCTGCTGGATAGAGGGTCAGGCGCTGATCAACATCGGCATGGTGATCAAGCTGCTGCCGGTCATCGGCGTGCCGTTGCCGTTCGTCTCCGCCGGCGGGTCGGCGTTGATCGCCTGTTTGGCCGCCATTGGGGTGGTGTTTGGGCTGATGCGGACCGATCCGGAGGTGAAGAACGCCCTGAGGGTTCGCTCGCGGCGGGCCAGCCGGGTGGCGGCGGTGACTGACGGCGGCGCGCCGGGCCGGGCGGCCCGGTCCGTCCGGGGCGCCCGCGGCGGAGGCGGATCGTGA
- a CDS encoding UDP-N-acetylglucosamine--N-acetylmuramyl-(pentapeptide) pyrophosphoryl-undecaprenol N-acetylglucosamine transferase, whose translation MRLVLAGGGTFGHVGPLLATARELRRRHGDVELRAVGTAEGIEAELVPDAGVELVVIPRAPLPRRPGAYAVRFPMLWRRAVTSLGQLFRDFQPHAVVGFGGYVATPAYRVAAKAGVPIVVHEANARPGLANRWGAARAAGVGVAFADTALPGAELVGMPLRPELARLDRAALRPEAQAILGLDPDRRTLLVAGGSLGAASLNQALAGVAPALLAAGAQVLHLTGRGKGQAVRQSVARLDGTQRYHVLEYLDRMELALAAADLAVQRAGAGTVHELACAGLPSVLVPLPVGNGEQRLNAAGLVGAGGANLVADAEFGAWAADNLVGLLFDQDRLAGMAAGAATVAIRDGAERLADLVEAVARP comes from the coding sequence GTGAGGTTGGTGCTGGCCGGGGGCGGCACTTTTGGCCATGTTGGCCCGCTGCTGGCGACCGCGCGCGAACTGCGCCGTCGCCACGGCGACGTCGAATTGCGGGCCGTGGGCACGGCCGAGGGGATAGAGGCGGAACTGGTTCCGGACGCCGGCGTGGAGCTCGTGGTGATACCCCGCGCCCCGCTGCCGCGCCGCCCCGGTGCCTACGCCGTCCGGTTCCCAATGCTGTGGCGGCGGGCGGTCACGTCGCTTGGCCAGTTGTTCCGCGACTTCCAGCCCCATGCCGTGGTGGGCTTCGGCGGGTATGTCGCCACCCCCGCCTACCGGGTCGCCGCCAAGGCGGGCGTGCCGATCGTGGTCCACGAGGCCAACGCCAGGCCGGGGCTCGCCAACCGCTGGGGGGCGGCCCGCGCCGCCGGGGTCGGGGTGGCGTTCGCGGACACGGCGCTGCCGGGCGCCGAATTGGTTGGAATGCCTTTGCGACCCGAGTTGGCTCGGCTGGACCGGGCCGCGCTGCGGCCCGAGGCGCAGGCCATCCTGGGCCTGGACCCGGACCGCCGGACCTTGCTGGTGGCGGGCGGATCCCTGGGGGCGGCCAGCCTCAACCAGGCCCTGGCGGGAGTGGCCCCGGCGCTGCTGGCGGCGGGGGCGCAAGTGCTGCACCTGACCGGCCGGGGCAAAGGCCAGGCGGTGCGGCAGTCGGTGGCGCGGCTTGACGGCACCCAGCGGTATCACGTCCTGGAGTACTTGGACCGCATGGAGTTGGCGCTGGCCGCCGCCGATTTGGCGGTTCAGCGGGCCGGGGCGGGCACGGTCCACGAGCTGGCTTGCGCCGGCCTGCCAAGCGTCCTGGTGCCGTTGCCCGTCGGCAACGGCGAACAACGGCTCAACGCCGCGGGGCTGGTCGGAGCCGGGGGGGCGAACCTTGTGGCGGACGCCGAGTTCGGTGCCTGGGCGGCGGACAACCTGGTCGGCCTGCTGTTCGACCAGGACCGGTTGGCGGGCATGGCCGCCGGTGCCGCCACGGTGGCGATCCGCGACGGCGCCGAGCGGCTGGCCGACCTGGTCGAGGCGGTGGCCCGGCCATGA
- a CDS encoding UDP-N-acetylmuramoyl-tripeptide--D-alanyl-D-alanine ligase → MIPWNPVGLATAIGAELSPEVDRAAVLTDVVIDSRLAGPGAVFVALPGQKANGLDFVGQAVAAGAPVAVVGQAVPGPIALVEDPVAALGHLAELALRRARVAARDMTVIALTGSTGKTTTKDLLARVTATAGPTVAAEGSFNNHLGVPLTVVKAGRDTAFVVVEMGANHEGEIAALARIAPPDVGVVLGVGKAHLGEFGSREAIARAKAELLAGLTPSGTAVLNMDDPLVRAMAFGAPEKLITFGFDDMARIRGLRRGLAPSGRLHLTVADQDARHSARIETGLVGRHLAINVVAAVAAAVAAGIPLPQAAQALDGVTAASPHRMALVDLPGGATLVDDSYNANPESMAAALETLSRLAKQAGRGAIAVLGEMRELGKDGASEHTRIGRLAGRAGLERLIVVGEGAQNIASGAASNGLAGKAIEFWPDVAGLAGHLQSIAGQEFILIKGSHGTDLWKVADSLIGKDAQC, encoded by the coding sequence ATGATCCCGTGGAACCCGGTCGGCTTGGCCACCGCGATTGGGGCTGAACTCAGCCCCGAAGTGGACCGCGCGGCCGTTCTGACCGATGTCGTGATCGACTCCCGCCTGGCCGGCCCGGGCGCGGTTTTCGTGGCGCTGCCGGGGCAAAAGGCCAACGGCCTCGACTTTGTGGGCCAGGCCGTCGCGGCCGGCGCCCCGGTGGCGGTGGTGGGCCAGGCCGTGCCGGGACCCATTGCCCTGGTCGAAGACCCGGTGGCGGCTCTTGGCCACTTGGCCGAACTCGCCCTGCGCCGGGCCCGGGTGGCGGCGCGCGACATGACGGTGATCGCCCTGACGGGTTCCACGGGCAAGACCACCACGAAGGATTTGCTGGCGCGTGTCACCGCCACGGCCGGGCCGACGGTGGCGGCCGAGGGTTCGTTCAACAACCACCTGGGCGTCCCGCTGACGGTGGTCAAGGCGGGCCGGGACACGGCCTTCGTCGTGGTGGAGATGGGGGCCAACCACGAGGGCGAGATCGCGGCGCTGGCCCGGATCGCACCGCCGGACGTGGGCGTGGTGCTCGGCGTGGGCAAAGCCCACCTCGGCGAGTTCGGCTCGCGGGAAGCCATCGCCAGGGCCAAAGCCGAATTGCTCGCCGGCTTGACCCCGTCCGGCACGGCCGTCCTCAACATGGACGATCCGTTGGTGCGGGCCATGGCCTTCGGCGCGCCGGAGAAACTGATCACCTTCGGCTTTGACGACATGGCCCGAATTCGCGGCCTCAGGCGCGGGTTGGCCCCCAGCGGACGGCTGCACTTGACCGTGGCGGACCAGGACGCTCGGCATTCGGCGCGGATCGAGACGGGGCTGGTGGGGCGGCACCTGGCGATCAACGTTGTGGCGGCGGTGGCGGCGGCGGTGGCCGCGGGCATTCCATTGCCACAGGCCGCGCAGGCGCTGGACGGCGTCACCGCCGCCAGCCCGCACCGGATGGCGTTGGTCGACCTGCCGGGCGGGGCCACTTTGGTGGACGATTCCTACAACGCCAACCCCGAGTCGATGGCCGCCGCCCTGGAGACCTTGTCGCGCCTGGCCAAACAGGCGGGCCGGGGCGCGATCGCGGTCCTGGGGGAGATGCGGGAACTGGGCAAAGACGGGGCGTCCGAACACACCCGGATTGGACGGCTGGCGGGAAGGGCGGGCTTGGAACGGTTGATCGTGGTGGGCGAGGGCGCCCAGAACATCGCCTCGGGCGCGGCATCCAACGGATTGGCTGGCAAAGCCATAGAGTTTTGGCCAGATGTGGCCGGCCTAGCCGGCCACTTGCAGTCAATCGCAGGCCAGGAGTTCATTTTGATCAAGGGTTCCCACGGCACCGACTTGTGGAAGGTGGCCGATTCTCTGATCGGGAAAGACGCCCAATGCTGA
- the murD gene encoding UDP-N-acetylmuramoyl-L-alanine--D-glutamate ligase has product MIFEDRRVGIAGLGVSGRAAAAALEPLGADLCLIDDVADGARRPDQVELETLDLLVVSPGWAPSSPLLRAAREAGLPIWSEVELAWQLRANPAAPWLAVTGTNGKTTAVSMLAAMLKAGGATARAAGNVGDPLVTAVLAEDVEVFAVELSSFQLHHTHSMRALASVVLNVAPDHLDWHGSRKAYAADKARVWHGVQDALVYNADDLGAARLAKAAKAADAARPARPVSFTLRAPRLGQLGVVDGLLVDRAFSERRYRHAEALASFDDLNHLAGPDGRVAPHLAANALAASALALAYGTPPDAIGGALSGFHLGAHRLAKVGAAGGVRFVDDSKATNAHAAAAALASFPAGSVVWIAGGLAKGATFETLVTDRADRLKGAVLIGLDHAALATALAGRAPQVPVVEVEPGPEVMDRAVKAAVGLADAGDSVLLAPAGASMDQFESYADRGRQFADAVARLGGANVA; this is encoded by the coding sequence ATGATCTTCGAAGACCGCCGCGTCGGGATAGCCGGGCTGGGCGTGTCCGGGCGGGCGGCGGCGGCCGCCTTGGAGCCGCTGGGGGCGGACCTCTGCCTGATCGACGACGTGGCGGACGGCGCCCGGCGACCCGACCAGGTCGAACTGGAGACCCTGGACCTGCTGGTCGTGTCGCCCGGTTGGGCGCCGTCCTCGCCTTTGCTGCGGGCCGCGCGGGAGGCGGGGCTGCCAATCTGGTCGGAGGTGGAACTGGCCTGGCAGCTGCGGGCCAACCCCGCCGCCCCGTGGCTGGCGGTCACCGGCACCAACGGCAAGACCACCGCCGTCTCAATGCTCGCGGCCATGTTGAAAGCGGGCGGCGCCACCGCGCGGGCGGCCGGAAACGTGGGCGACCCGCTGGTCACCGCCGTGCTCGCGGAGGACGTGGAGGTTTTCGCCGTCGAGTTGTCGTCTTTCCAGCTGCATCACACCCACTCGATGCGGGCGCTGGCGAGCGTGGTCCTGAACGTGGCCCCCGACCACCTTGACTGGCACGGCTCCCGCAAGGCGTATGCGGCGGACAAGGCGCGCGTCTGGCACGGGGTCCAAGACGCGTTGGTCTACAACGCGGACGACTTGGGCGCGGCCCGCTTGGCCAAAGCCGCCAAAGCCGCCGATGCCGCCCGGCCGGCCCGCCCGGTCAGCTTCACTTTGCGCGCCCCCCGGCTGGGGCAGCTGGGGGTGGTCGACGGCTTGTTGGTGGACCGGGCCTTCTCCGAGCGGCGCTACCGCCACGCCGAGGCCCTGGCCTCGTTTGACGACTTGAACCATTTGGCCGGGCCAGACGGGCGAGTGGCGCCGCACTTGGCGGCCAACGCCCTGGCCGCCAGCGCTCTGGCGTTGGCCTACGGGACCCCGCCGGACGCGATCGGCGGCGCGTTGAGCGGTTTCCACCTGGGGGCCCACCGGCTGGCCAAGGTAGGCGCGGCGGGCGGGGTGCGGTTCGTGGACGATTCGAAGGCGACCAACGCCCACGCGGCGGCGGCGGCCCTGGCCTCTTTCCCGGCCGGGTCGGTCGTCTGGATTGCCGGCGGTCTGGCCAAGGGCGCCACTTTCGAGACGCTGGTGACCGACCGCGCCGACCGCCTCAAAGGGGCGGTGCTGATCGGCCTGGACCACGCCGCTTTGGCGACGGCCCTGGCCGGGCGGGCGCCGCAAGTGCCGGTGGTCGAAGTGGAGCCCGGCCCCGAGGTGATGGACCGGGCGGTCAAGGCGGCCGTGGGCCTCGCCGACGCGGGCGATTCGGTCCTGCTCGCCCCGGCCGGCGCCTCAATGGACCAATTCGAGTCCTATGCGGATCGCGGCCGCCAATTCGCGGACGCCGTCGCGCGGCTGGGGGGCGCCAATGTCGCCTGA
- a CDS encoding UDP-N-acetylmuramate--L-alanine ligase translates to MSEAVHLMGVGGVGMAAVAELELGRGGRVSGCDGRDSATLARLAALGVATCVGHDPKHLDGIDRLVVSSAIKPDNAELAAALARPDVTVQHRSQALAAIANQRRLIAVAGTHGKTTTSAMAVAALEAGGFDPSYAVGSELIGRGSGARLGAGDVMVIEADESDGSFLNYAPLVAVVTNVELDHGDHYPSWEAYLEAFTAFADRILPGGCLIACECDQGARALMDHVAARPEPPEIIAYGAGGGWSDLGLTGRHLALNAEAAGLAAEWLGADRERARAGLAAFAGTARRFEERGRAGGVAVVDDYAHHPTEIAATLAAARERVGAGRVLVLFQPHLYSRTKQFARAFGQALAGADQVWLLDVYGAREEPVAGVDSGLIAAALPKGRAEWARDRGAVPALIARAARPGDIVLTMGAGDVTELGPAILAELEARG, encoded by the coding sequence ATGAGCGAGGCGGTTCACCTGATGGGCGTGGGCGGAGTCGGCATGGCCGCCGTGGCCGAATTGGAGCTTGGCCGGGGCGGGCGCGTGTCCGGTTGCGACGGGCGCGATTCGGCCACCCTGGCTCGCCTGGCCGCCCTCGGGGTTGCCACCTGCGTGGGCCACGACCCGAAGCATCTGGACGGAATCGACCGCCTGGTGGTGAGCAGCGCGATCAAGCCGGACAACGCGGAACTGGCCGCCGCGCTGGCCAGGCCGGACGTGACCGTGCAGCACCGTTCGCAGGCGCTGGCGGCGATCGCGAACCAACGACGTCTGATCGCGGTGGCGGGCACCCACGGGAAGACCACCACCTCGGCTATGGCCGTGGCGGCCCTGGAGGCGGGCGGGTTCGACCCGTCGTACGCCGTCGGCTCGGAGCTGATCGGGCGCGGATCGGGCGCGCGCCTGGGCGCGGGCGACGTGATGGTGATCGAAGCCGACGAATCGGACGGGTCTTTCTTGAACTACGCGCCGCTGGTGGCGGTGGTGACCAACGTCGAACTCGACCACGGCGATCATTACCCCAGTTGGGAGGCGTATCTTGAGGCTTTCACGGCCTTCGCCGACCGCATCTTGCCGGGCGGCTGTCTGATCGCCTGCGAGTGCGACCAGGGCGCGCGCGCGTTGATGGACCATGTGGCGGCGCGGCCGGAACCGCCGGAGATCATCGCCTACGGCGCCGGCGGCGGATGGTCAGACCTGGGCCTGACCGGGCGTCACTTGGCGCTCAACGCGGAGGCGGCGGGGCTGGCCGCCGAGTGGCTGGGCGCGGACCGGGAGCGGGCGCGGGCCGGCTTGGCGGCTTTCGCCGGGACTGCCAGGCGGTTCGAGGAGCGCGGGCGGGCTGGCGGCGTGGCCGTGGTCGACGACTACGCGCACCACCCGACGGAGATCGCCGCCACTTTGGCGGCCGCGCGGGAGCGCGTCGGCGCCGGCCGCGTGTTGGTGCTCTTCCAGCCGCACCTGTATTCGCGGACCAAGCAATTCGCGCGGGCTTTCGGGCAAGCGCTGGCCGGCGCCGACCAGGTCTGGCTGCTCGACGTCTACGGCGCGCGGGAGGAGCCCGTCGCCGGCGTCGATTCGGGCCTGATAGCCGCCGCGCTGCCCAAGGGCAGGGCGGAATGGGCGCGCGACCGGGGGGCGGTCCCGGCGCTGATTGCGCGGGCGGCCCGGCCCGGCGACATCGTGCTCACCATGGGGGCCGGGGACGTCACGGAACTGGGGCCGGCCATCCTGGCCGAACTGGAAGCCCGCGGCTGA